The following are from one region of the Treponema denticola genome:
- a CDS encoding peptide ABC transporter substrate-binding protein produces the protein MLHPHTAFDAGEAQILTALCEGLFVYDPYTLQPVPALAEKHSVSGGRTWRFTIRKDAKFENGKPITAQTFVDSWLNLLNPAGNHPYASLLDCIDGAADYRNGKLKNKNQVGIRAESEQVLLVTTNTEIEHLPNILCHHAFSAVEASQLEAALKFSNIERIEKLRDSFKPISSGAYKIKKFSEKELILVKNENYWDKDNVQIPQINLFLDLSKEEAIEKFNMGKIHWLSRSDVISKIGDQRCVNIDPLFATDYFFFKTSSLNIKEAEFRKALLLAVPYEELRKGYPIKAETLIFPLAGYPKIQGVNEYNLQKAQEIINKLNLNEEQKKVVIKIPENTYYQELAEILSAAWSKIGVKTEVKLISLNAYYNSLKSNDYDLGTITWIGDFADPLAFLEMFRPNSNLNDSDWKNQEFERIILKSHSEKDFKKRYEMLSKAEELLLGESVIIPISYRLSVNIIDIYSIGGWYSNAIDIHPFKFIKFIKPQPVPGLVKLNK, from the coding sequence ATGCTTCACCCTCATACGGCCTTCGATGCGGGAGAAGCCCAAATCTTAACAGCCCTTTGTGAAGGCCTTTTTGTATACGATCCTTATACATTGCAGCCCGTTCCGGCACTTGCCGAAAAGCACAGTGTTTCAGGCGGAAGAACATGGCGTTTTACAATCAGAAAAGATGCAAAGTTTGAAAACGGAAAACCCATAACGGCTCAAACCTTTGTCGATTCATGGCTGAATCTTTTAAACCCCGCAGGCAATCATCCCTATGCTTCGCTTTTAGACTGCATAGACGGAGCTGCCGATTACCGTAACGGAAAACTAAAAAATAAAAATCAGGTCGGAATAAGAGCCGAAAGCGAGCAAGTTCTTTTAGTAACCACAAATACAGAAATTGAGCACCTTCCCAACATTTTATGTCATCATGCCTTTTCAGCCGTTGAAGCCTCCCAGCTTGAAGCAGCCTTAAAATTTTCTAACATAGAAAGAATAGAAAAATTAAGGGACAGCTTTAAACCCATATCAAGCGGAGCCTATAAGATAAAAAAATTTTCCGAAAAAGAGCTGATTTTGGTAAAAAACGAAAACTATTGGGATAAGGATAATGTCCAGATTCCTCAAATAAACCTCTTCCTCGACTTAAGCAAGGAAGAAGCTATAGAAAAATTCAATATGGGGAAGATTCATTGGCTTTCAAGAAGCGATGTGATTTCTAAAATAGGAGATCAGCGTTGTGTAAATATAGACCCTCTTTTTGCAACGGATTATTTTTTCTTTAAGACTTCATCTTTGAATATTAAGGAGGCGGAGTTTAGAAAGGCCCTTCTTTTAGCTGTTCCCTATGAGGAATTACGCAAGGGCTATCCTATAAAGGCTGAAACTTTAATTTTTCCTCTTGCAGGCTACCCCAAAATTCAGGGTGTAAATGAATATAACCTGCAAAAAGCCCAAGAAATCATAAATAAACTTAATTTAAACGAAGAACAAAAAAAGGTGGTAATTAAAATACCCGAAAATACGTATTATCAAGAATTAGCCGAAATTTTATCGGCTGCATGGTCAAAAATCGGGGTAAAAACCGAAGTTAAGCTTATTTCTTTGAACGCTTATTATAACAGTCTAAAATCAAATGATTACGATTTAGGAACAATCACTTGGATAGGGGACTTTGCAGACCCTCTGGCCTTTTTGGAGATGTTCCGGCCTAATTCCAACCTCAATGACTCGGACTGGAAAAATCAGGAATTTGAAAGAATAATCCTCAAATCCCATTCCGAAAAAGACTTTAAAAAACGGTATGAGATGTTGAGCAAGGCAGAAGAGCTCTTGCTGGGAGAGAGCGTGATTATTCCGATATCCTATAGGTTAAGCGTAAATATTATAGATATTTATTCCATAGGCGGCTGGTATTCAAATGCAATAGATATACATCCCTTTAAGTTTATAAAATTTATCAAGCCTCAGCCGGTGCCGGGGCTTGTAAAATTAAATAAATAG
- a CDS encoding addiction module antidote protein: MKVTKWDMADYIETAEDVLIYLSTALEEGEPADVINVIGAIARSKGMTQLAKQIGVSREALYTSLSEKGNPSFSTVFNILRSMGITLQARRTVIA, translated from the coding sequence ATGAAAGTTACAAAATGGGATATGGCTGATTATATCGAAACAGCTGAAGATGTACTAATTTATTTATCGACAGCTCTTGAAGAAGGTGAACCGGCCGATGTCATTAATGTAATCGGTGCAATAGCCCGCTCAAAGGGTATGACACAACTTGCCAAACAAATAGGGGTAAGCCGCGAAGCTCTTTATACTTCTTTGTCGGAAAAGGGGAATCCCTCGTTTTCAACCGTCTTTAATATACTTCGTTCAATGGGTATAACACTTCAAGCCCGCCGAACCGTAATTGCTTAA
- a CDS encoding type II toxin-antitoxin system RelE/ParE family toxin codes for MIEIKKTEIFEKWFRKIKDGKTRSIINMHIIRLSQEYNCDCKPIGKGLSELRIHYGQGFRIYYKKKNNQIIILLCAGDKSTQEKDIQNAYKIAMEV; via the coding sequence ATGATAGAGATAAAAAAGACCGAAATATTCGAAAAATGGTTTAGAAAAATAAAAGACGGTAAAACACGCTCTATTATAAACATGCACATAATCCGTCTTTCACAAGAATATAATTGTGATTGCAAACCTATTGGTAAAGGTCTTTCGGAGTTGAGAATTCATTATGGTCAAGGATTCCGTATTTATTATAAAAAGAAAAACAATCAAATTATTATCTTGTTATGTGCAGGCGATAAATCAACTCAAGAAAAGGATATACAAAATGCTTATAAAATAGCTATGGAGGTGTAA
- a CDS encoding SufS family cysteine desulfurase: protein MYKNDFPLLMQNPNIHYLDSAATAQRPMPVIEGIKEYFLHSNGNAGRGSHSLAIASSILVEETRKKTAEFIGADKIESIIFTKNSTEALNIIAYCHGLSNLKTGDEILLAVSNHHANLVPWQFVAKQTGAALKFIYLNKNGTLDINDFKAKLSSKTKVVALSSVVNATGIINPVEEVIKLSHESGAVVVVDAAQAIAHYKQDVSALDCDFLVFSGHKIFSDFGVGVLYGKKDLLDKMPPFLYGGDMINFVTEESSEFKEAPYKYEGGTHDTAAIVSLKNAIEYIEKIGYDNIEKTVKELDSYALSELKKLDFVETYGTDAEERAGIIAFNVKDVHSHDTSYILNEYGVMIRSGHHCTQPLMAHLNINSCCRASFSIFNTKEDIDVMITALKKVKSVFLKD from the coding sequence ATGTACAAAAACGATTTTCCATTGCTTATGCAAAATCCTAACATTCATTATTTGGATTCGGCGGCAACAGCACAGAGGCCTATGCCGGTTATCGAAGGCATTAAAGAATATTTTTTACACTCAAACGGAAATGCGGGCCGAGGTTCTCATTCCCTTGCAATAGCTTCTTCTATTTTGGTTGAAGAAACACGAAAAAAAACGGCCGAGTTTATCGGAGCCGACAAAATTGAAAGCATTATCTTTACAAAAAATTCTACCGAGGCTCTCAATATAATTGCCTATTGTCACGGCTTATCGAATCTTAAAACCGGAGATGAAATTCTATTGGCGGTATCAAACCATCATGCAAACCTTGTGCCTTGGCAGTTTGTTGCAAAACAAACGGGAGCTGCCTTAAAATTTATCTATCTTAACAAAAACGGTACCTTGGACATAAATGACTTTAAGGCTAAACTTTCCTCCAAAACAAAGGTCGTAGCCCTCTCAAGCGTGGTAAATGCTACAGGAATTATAAACCCTGTAGAAGAGGTAATAAAACTAAGCCATGAGAGCGGAGCCGTTGTTGTGGTTGATGCAGCCCAGGCCATTGCTCACTACAAGCAGGATGTATCAGCCCTTGACTGCGACTTTTTAGTTTTTTCGGGACACAAGATTTTTTCGGACTTCGGTGTCGGGGTGCTTTACGGAAAAAAAGACCTATTGGACAAGATGCCTCCATTTTTATATGGCGGAGATATGATCAACTTTGTTACAGAAGAGTCAAGCGAGTTTAAGGAAGCCCCATATAAATATGAAGGTGGAACCCATGATACAGCGGCCATAGTTTCTCTTAAAAACGCAATAGAATATATCGAAAAGATCGGTTATGACAATATAGAAAAAACCGTAAAAGAATTGGACTCATATGCTCTTTCCGAATTAAAAAAACTTGACTTTGTAGAAACCTACGGTACCGATGCTGAAGAGAGGGCGGGTATAATAGCCTTTAATGTAAAAGACGTGCACTCGCATGACACCTCCTACATCTTAAACGAATACGGTGTTATGATTCGAAGCGGACATCATTGTACGCAGCCCCTGATGGCTCACCTAAACATAAACTCCTGCTGCCGTGCAAGTTTTTCTATTTTTAATACCAAGGAAGACATAGACGTTATGATCACAGCCTTAAAAAAAGTAAAAAGCGTTTTTTTAAAGGATTAA
- the sufU gene encoding Fe-S cluster assembly sulfur transfer protein SufU — MDIDTIYQEMILEYSRKKENCRELSGEGVKIERGHNPSCGDDLTLLIREKNGVIEEASFLGRGCAISTASTNMLIELIKGKKTEEGKRKVEIFFKMMNGKEISEEEKEELEDAQILEYFAEMPARIKCATLSWHSADVLLNEKK; from the coding sequence ATGGACATAGATACGATTTATCAGGAAATGATTTTAGAATACTCCCGAAAAAAAGAAAACTGCCGCGAACTTTCGGGCGAAGGAGTAAAGATAGAAAGAGGCCATAATCCTTCATGCGGTGATGACCTTACCCTGCTTATCCGAGAAAAAAACGGAGTCATAGAAGAGGCTTCCTTTTTAGGAAGGGGCTGCGCCATTTCTACAGCCTCTACAAATATGCTGATTGAACTTATAAAAGGAAAAAAAACCGAAGAAGGAAAACGCAAGGTAGAAATATTTTTTAAGATGATGAACGGAAAAGAAATTTCGGAAGAAGAAAAAGAAGAATTGGAAGATGCGCAAATCTTGGAATACTTTGCCGAAATGCCGGCACGTATAAAATGTGCGACATTAAGCTGGCATAGTGCCGATGTTCTTTTAAACGAAAAAAAATGA
- a CDS encoding ZinT/AdcA family metal-binding protein, with amino-acid sequence MSNKNFGAKLVLVLMVLAVIFTACKSMPDTIGGMKIEPGKELAAWKGEWVSLDSAKNDPSLNPAYKEAAAKMENYTVEGFKLTVEGMYKTSFSKIKFDGTNTVVFTVKDADGKEKEISSEYVYKGKVPVIGYDGYYWETFEAVKNVRGLTMAKYIICFPPHRDSEGGLLHWHVRTGGSSIDALVKADPMWWPTYVSASMTKEELVKNFKDTIGAVAGMFPKSPFEPYAKEGKWMNTSLIYDNTSAEVNAAYDKIIKEFAGKNPKGGDFTKAEIIAEMKKVYGTTDLYTHIEFVTEDGKNEFVVYKDGKEIHRAAYKRTAENASKPGLLAVVTDKKDAGMFTTISFTNPGGSPLHFHFWYGMNDADFAKIKGKPTCLPANLSNEMIAKRVENTCRKILKGIVEK; translated from the coding sequence ATGTCTAATAAAAATTTCGGTGCAAAACTTGTATTAGTTTTAATGGTTCTTGCAGTTATTTTTACTGCATGTAAGTCAATGCCTGACACAATCGGAGGCATGAAAATTGAACCCGGTAAAGAACTTGCCGCATGGAAAGGCGAATGGGTTTCGCTGGATTCCGCAAAAAATGATCCTTCTTTAAATCCTGCATACAAAGAAGCAGCAGCCAAAATGGAAAATTATACCGTTGAAGGTTTCAAATTGACCGTTGAAGGAATGTATAAAACATCATTTTCAAAGATAAAATTTGACGGAACAAACACTGTTGTGTTTACCGTAAAAGATGCTGATGGAAAGGAAAAAGAAATTTCTTCCGAGTATGTTTACAAGGGAAAGGTGCCTGTTATAGGTTATGACGGATATTACTGGGAAACTTTTGAAGCCGTAAAAAATGTACGCGGTCTTACTATGGCAAAATATATTATCTGCTTTCCCCCGCATCGAGATTCCGAAGGAGGACTACTCCATTGGCATGTAAGAACAGGCGGATCCAGTATTGACGCATTGGTAAAAGCAGATCCTATGTGGTGGCCTACCTATGTGTCTGCTTCAATGACAAAAGAAGAACTTGTAAAGAATTTTAAAGATACCATAGGAGCTGTTGCAGGCATGTTCCCAAAATCTCCCTTCGAGCCTTATGCAAAAGAAGGAAAATGGATGAATACCTCTTTAATTTATGACAACACAAGTGCTGAAGTTAATGCAGCTTACGATAAAATCATTAAAGAATTTGCCGGTAAAAATCCTAAGGGTGGAGACTTTACAAAAGCTGAAATTATTGCCGAAATGAAAAAAGTATACGGCACGACAGATCTTTATACCCATATCGAATTTGTTACCGAAGACGGTAAGAACGAATTTGTAGTCTATAAGGACGGAAAAGAAATTCATCGAGCTGCTTATAAGAGAACTGCCGAAAATGCTTCCAAGCCCGGATTGCTTGCTGTGGTAACTGATAAAAAAGATGCAGGAATGTTTACGACAATTTCTTTTACTAACCCTGGCGGAAGTCCTTTACATTTCCATTTTTGGTATGGTATGAATGATGCCGATTTTGCTAAAATTAAAGGAAAACCGACTTGTCTTCCTGCTAATCTTTCAAATGAAATGATTGCTAAGCGTGTTGAAAATACTTGCCGCAAAATTTTAAAAGGTATTGTTGAAAAATAA
- a CDS encoding ZinT/AdcA family metal-binding protein, translating to MVNKRMGAKIALILVTLAVIFTACKSMPAAKDNKLAAGMELAAWKGEWVSADIIKNNPSLKAAYKKTAADMRFYTPEGLEAAALDMYKTPAVKAKFDGTNTVLFTYLDKDGKEIQISVKYKYLGQKADGEYPDSMWETFEAVEDKLDNANFKYFISMPPHAHGDGPKHWHARFGKYGIDNLVTGAGKWPTYYSSSTPEAELVKMFESSIPNMPKWNPASPFESYAKHGKWINSLSIFENTSKEVEAAYAKVIKEFAGKNPKGGDFTKAEIIAELQKGNKSVKDYSHMEFIVKDGKNELVFYKGNKEIFRSSYVRVGASPSKPYMTMKAERKDAGMFSLISFVVVHGKAPMLHFHLWYGNNEKEIEEFEGTPTCYRTALTDAEIAAAVEKSARTLLERLTKAKK from the coding sequence ATGGTTAATAAAAGAATGGGTGCAAAGATTGCACTTATACTGGTTACACTCGCAGTTATTTTTACTGCCTGTAAATCAATGCCTGCTGCAAAAGATAATAAGCTTGCAGCCGGAATGGAGTTAGCCGCCTGGAAGGGCGAGTGGGTTTCAGCAGATATTATAAAAAACAACCCGTCTTTAAAGGCAGCTTATAAAAAAACAGCTGCAGATATGCGCTTTTATACACCTGAAGGCCTTGAAGCTGCTGCCTTGGACATGTACAAAACACCGGCGGTAAAGGCAAAGTTTGACGGTACAAACACTGTTCTTTTTACATATTTGGATAAAGACGGTAAAGAAATACAAATTTCAGTCAAATACAAGTACTTGGGACAAAAAGCTGACGGTGAGTATCCCGATTCTATGTGGGAGACTTTTGAGGCTGTAGAAGATAAGCTTGATAATGCAAACTTTAAGTATTTTATATCAATGCCTCCTCATGCTCATGGTGACGGACCAAAACACTGGCATGCCCGTTTTGGAAAATACGGTATTGACAACCTTGTAACCGGTGCAGGAAAATGGCCTACATACTATTCTTCATCTACACCTGAAGCAGAGCTTGTTAAGATGTTTGAATCTTCAATCCCAAATATGCCTAAATGGAATCCTGCTTCTCCCTTTGAATCCTATGCCAAGCACGGTAAATGGATCAACTCTTTATCTATTTTTGAAAATACAAGTAAAGAAGTTGAAGCTGCCTATGCAAAGGTTATAAAAGAATTTGCAGGCAAAAATCCCAAAGGCGGAGATTTTACAAAGGCTGAAATTATTGCCGAATTACAAAAAGGAAATAAATCCGTTAAAGATTATTCCCACATGGAATTTATTGTAAAAGATGGAAAAAATGAACTTGTTTTCTATAAAGGAAATAAAGAGATCTTTAGATCAAGCTATGTTCGTGTTGGTGCAAGTCCTTCAAAGCCGTATATGACGATGAAGGCTGAAAGAAAAGATGCCGGTATGTTTTCTTTGATTTCATTTGTAGTTGTACACGGTAAAGCTCCGATGCTGCATTTCCACTTGTGGTACGGTAATAACGAAAAAGAAATTGAAGAGTTTGAAGGAACTCCTACTTGTTACAGGACAGCTCTTACAGACGCTGAAATTGCAGCAGCTGTAGAGAAATCTGCAAGAACTCTTTTAGAAAGATTAACAAAGGCTAAAAAATAA
- a CDS encoding DUF4198 domain-containing protein, with protein MKKRTGIVLFLFLVSMASFAHFQMIYTPTSRVEGNSVDFKIVFTHPAESGHAMDVGKNEAGEIKGFEKFFSVHKAKIQDLLPSLKKTEFTTSENTASAYDLTLNKDNGFRGGGDWALIAVPHPYYEGAEDKYIQQITKVFINKAGLDTDWSARCAEGYPEIMPLVKPYDVWVGGLFRGTVVDSKGKPVPNAEIEVEYINFDVNMKKSKFEKKAKTKNAAAVILADENGNFSFVPHKAGYWGFAALGAGNVNEFAGKELSQDAVLWIEAVPVK; from the coding sequence ATGAAAAAGCGTACAGGAATAGTTTTATTTTTATTCTTGGTATCTATGGCTTCATTTGCACACTTCCAAATGATTTATACCCCGACCTCAAGAGTTGAAGGCAACTCTGTTGATTTTAAGATTGTTTTTACACATCCTGCAGAATCAGGACACGCAATGGATGTCGGTAAAAACGAGGCCGGAGAAATCAAGGGTTTTGAAAAATTCTTTTCCGTGCACAAGGCAAAGATTCAGGATCTTCTTCCCTCATTAAAGAAAACAGAGTTTACAACTTCAGAAAATACGGCTTCAGCCTATGACCTTACCTTAAATAAGGATAACGGTTTTAGAGGAGGCGGAGACTGGGCTCTTATCGCTGTTCCTCATCCTTACTATGAAGGTGCTGAAGATAAGTATATCCAGCAGATTACCAAGGTCTTTATCAATAAGGCAGGTCTTGATACGGACTGGAGTGCAAGATGTGCCGAAGGTTACCCCGAAATCATGCCATTGGTAAAGCCTTACGATGTTTGGGTAGGCGGACTTTTCAGAGGTACTGTTGTAGACTCAAAAGGCAAACCTGTTCCCAATGCGGAAATTGAAGTTGAATATATCAACTTTGATGTAAACATGAAAAAAAGCAAATTTGAGAAGAAGGCAAAAACAAAAAATGCCGCTGCCGTTATTTTAGCAGATGAAAACGGAAACTTCTCCTTTGTTCCTCATAAGGCCGGATACTGGGGCTTTGCTGCCCTCGGTGCCGGAAATGTAAACGAATTTGCCGGTAAAGAACTTTCACAGGATGCCGTACTTTGGATTGAAGCAGTGCCTGTAAAATAA
- a CDS encoding DUF4198 domain-containing protein, whose translation MKKLFFSVLLCWTALSLFAHFQIIYTPASIIEASNNKVDFIISFTHPFDSGLTMDIGKNEAGEIKGLKEFYSIHKENKTDLMPFLKKGEFESAENKAFAYTFEFDKEAGFRGGGDWVLVAVPHPYFEAADDGYIQQITKVFINKAGLSTDWQSRVAEGYPEILPLVKPYDIWEGGVIRALVLDSAGNPVPYAQVEFENMNYDVDMANKKFTGEPKLQKAGAGMIMADNTGVFEFIPPCPGYWGFAALRVGKEKEFGGKELSQDAVIWFEVSKIEDAVEQADSTKQADISSSDGEPSERAKPKEGFSPAALIIVILLFVVMFAWPPIFKKISDKAENK comes from the coding sequence GTGAAAAAGCTATTTTTTTCCGTATTGCTATGCTGGACGGCTTTGAGCCTTTTTGCTCACTTTCAAATTATTTATACTCCGGCTTCGATAATCGAAGCTTCAAATAACAAGGTTGATTTTATAATTTCTTTTACTCATCCCTTTGATTCCGGCCTTACTATGGACATAGGTAAAAATGAAGCAGGCGAAATAAAAGGCTTAAAGGAATTTTATTCCATCCATAAAGAAAACAAGACCGACTTAATGCCCTTTTTAAAAAAGGGGGAATTTGAATCTGCGGAAAACAAGGCCTTTGCATATACCTTTGAATTTGATAAGGAGGCAGGTTTTAGGGGAGGCGGAGACTGGGTCTTGGTTGCCGTTCCTCATCCGTATTTTGAAGCAGCCGATGACGGATATATTCAGCAGATAACTAAGGTCTTTATTAACAAGGCCGGACTTTCAACCGATTGGCAGTCAAGGGTTGCCGAGGGTTATCCCGAAATTTTGCCTTTGGTAAAGCCCTACGATATTTGGGAGGGCGGTGTGATCCGTGCCCTTGTTTTGGACTCCGCTGGGAACCCCGTGCCTTATGCTCAAGTTGAATTTGAAAACATGAACTACGATGTGGATATGGCAAACAAGAAATTTACCGGAGAACCTAAGCTGCAAAAAGCGGGCGCCGGAATGATAATGGCCGATAATACCGGCGTTTTCGAGTTTATTCCTCCTTGTCCGGGATACTGGGGCTTTGCCGCCCTTAGAGTAGGGAAGGAAAAGGAATTCGGAGGAAAAGAACTTTCTCAAGATGCCGTTATTTGGTTTGAGGTCAGTAAGATTGAAGATGCGGTCGAACAGGCCGATAGTACAAAACAAGCCGATATATCTTCTTCTGACGGAGAGCCTTCTGAAAGAGCAAAACCCAAGGAAGGATTTTCGCCTGCGGCCCTGATAATAGTAATCTTGCTTTTTGTGGTTATGTTCGCTTGGCCTCCTATCTTTAAAAAGATTTCGGATAAGGCTGAAAATAAGTAG